The Aureimonas populi genome includes the window CGATCGTGGGCAGTCCTGCGCGGCCATCGACGCCATCGCCAACGAACACCGCGCCGAGGTCGAGAAGAAGATCAATGACCTCTTGGCGCTCAAGGCCGAGCTCGACAGGATGATCAACCGGTGCGGACACGGTGTCGTCGCCGATTGCAGGATCATCGAAACCCTCTCGCCGCGATAGCGGCGAGAGGGAGGCCAATTGTCTCAGCCGGGAAGGCCGGTTTCGTTGAGGGCGGGGAACTCGCGCTGCGACCATGTCGGATAGGCGGGCGGCGCATCGCTGGCTCGTCGAGCCGGGCGATCTGCTCCTTCGTCAGCGTCCAGCCAACCGCCCCGGCATTCTCCACCAGTTGCTCCTCGTTGCGGGCGCCGATGATGACGTTGGCGACCGTCGGCCGGCTCAAGAGCCAGTTGATGGCGATCTGGGGGATGGTCTTGCCCGTTTCCCCGGCCACCGCGTCGAGCGCATCGACGATGCCAAAGAGGCGCTCCTCGTCGAATGCGGGCCCCGTGCCGGCGATGTCGTGCGCGCGGGTTCCCGGCCTGGCGGGCTGGCCCCGGCGGATCTTGCCGGTCAGCTTGCCCCATCCCAGCGGGCTCCACACCGTCGCGCCGACGCCCTGGTCGTGGCCGAAATGCATGAGATCCCACTCATAGTCGCGGTTGAGCAGCGAGTAGTAGACCTGGTGGGCGACATAGCGCGCGTAGCCGTAACGCTCCGATGCCCCGACGGATTTCATCAGGTGCCAGCCGGAGAAGTTCGAGGCGCCGATATAGCGCACCTTGCCCTCGCGCACGAGCTGGTCGAGCGTGGAGAGCGTCTCCTCCACCGGGGTGTTGTAGTCCGGGCGGTGCATCTGAAGCAGGTCGATGTGATCGACGTTCAGGCGCTTGAGCGACGCCTCGACCGCCCGCAGGAGGTGGTAGCGCGAGGAGCCGTAGTCGTTGGCACCCTCGCCCGTGGGCGCGGTCACCTTCGTGGAGATGAGCACGCGCTCCCGCTTGCCCTTGATCGCGCCGCCGAGGATTTCCTCGGCCAGCCCCGCCGAATAGCCGTCGGCGCTGTCGAACATGTTGATGCCGTGGTCGAGGCACACGTCCACCAGGCGGCTGGCGCCCTGGCTGTCGGTGGCCCCCCAGGCCTTGAAGAAGTCCCCGGCTCCCCCGAAGGTGGCGGTGCCGAGGGAGAGGGCGGGCACGCGAAGGCCCGATGCCCCCAGGCGGCGATATTCCATCAGTCGTTTCCTTTTCCCGAATCCGGACGCGCGGGTGGCGTCCCCGGCCCGTGCGGGCCGGGGACGCGGGACGGTTCTCAGAAGGGCGCGTCGATATCGA containing:
- a CDS encoding aldo/keto reductase; amino-acid sequence: MEYRRLGASGLRVPALSLGTATFGGAGDFFKAWGATDSQGASRLVDVCLDHGINMFDSADGYSAGLAEEILGGAIKGKRERVLISTKVTAPTGEGANDYGSSRYHLLRAVEASLKRLNVDHIDLLQMHRPDYNTPVEETLSTLDQLVREGKVRYIGASNFSGWHLMKSVGASERYGYARYVAHQVYYSLLNRDYEWDLMHFGHDQGVGATVWSPLGWGKLTGKIRRGQPARPGTRAHDIAGTGPAFDEERLFGIVDALDAVAGETGKTIPQIAINWLLSRPTVANVIIGARNEEQLVENAGAVGWTLTKEQIARLDEPAMRRPPIRHGRSASSPPSTKPAFPAETIGLPLAAIAARGFR